One stretch of Thermococcus sp. 21S9 DNA includes these proteins:
- a CDS encoding class I SAM-dependent methyltransferase: MTSPRVVDTNIDHMVRIAILQIVSLGTKHGIFSLLAKEPTLQELLDKVGLPNRALLVKFVSTLQDLKIVEVRRGRLHLNGFSYTLEIPPDKYDLLLPDWVSIHEEIYRMVDYAFITPTHPHILMDFDKDADFWDMRMNTAFARAYREVMADVAGLKPGSAVLDIGCGSVSPEFFGRIVGYDGIYLGLDYSPALLEIARSRAEEKNLPVSLKELDARLIRPVNEYDAVLMSFVLEYIPDRAKVLKNAFETLKSGGKLVIVEPFRDTFENVSALEFFEALNKDFTGFPTVKEITRTLHKWGFSFNVERPGNSVLVVEKI; encoded by the coding sequence ATGACCTCCCCAAGGGTCGTTGACACCAACATAGACCACATGGTCAGGATTGCCATACTCCAGATTGTTTCCCTCGGTACGAAACACGGTATCTTTTCCCTCCTTGCGAAGGAACCCACCCTCCAGGAGCTACTCGACAAAGTCGGTCTTCCAAACAGGGCCCTACTCGTGAAGTTTGTCTCAACTCTACAGGACCTCAAGATAGTTGAGGTTCGCAGGGGCAGGTTGCACCTCAACGGTTTTTCTTACACACTCGAGATTCCGCCCGATAAGTACGACCTCCTTCTCCCCGACTGGGTGTCCATCCACGAGGAAATATACAGGATGGTTGACTATGCTTTCATAACCCCAACACATCCTCACATTCTCATGGATTTCGACAAGGACGCTGACTTCTGGGACATGAGGATGAACACTGCCTTCGCGAGGGCATACCGTGAGGTGATGGCGGACGTCGCGGGTCTGAAGCCCGGCTCGGCGGTTCTTGATATAGGCTGTGGTTCAGTATCGCCGGAGTTCTTCGGCAGAATCGTCGGCTATGACGGTATCTACCTCGGTCTCGACTACTCGCCCGCGCTCCTTGAGATAGCCCGCTCTCGGGCTGAGGAAAAGAACCTTCCGGTTTCCCTTAAAGAGCTCGACGCCAGGCTCATACGGCCGGTCAACGAGTACGATGCCGTTCTAATGAGTTTCGTCCTTGAGTACATTCCAGATAGGGCCAAGGTCCTTAAGAACGCCTTCGAGACCCTGAAGAGTGGGGGCAAGCTGGTGATAGTCGAGCCCTTCAGGGACACCTTTGAGAACGTCTCGGCCCTGGAGTTCTTCGAGGCGTTGAACAAGGACTTCACGGGCTTCCCGACTGTTAAGGAGATAACGAGGACACTTCATAAGTGGGGATTCTCCTTCAATGTGGAGCGTCCGGGAAACAGCGTGCTCGTCGTGGAAAAAATTTAA
- a CDS encoding helix-turn-helix domain-containing protein, which produces MNSVVIDPQVLRSLHRSELRKKILMYLNEIYPSATYLSEIARVVGSDPSNVRGALVGLGNRYNGESSLVYLGLVEEIASNGFKYYRLTEYGKKVVDYLKEYYRYYRRFL; this is translated from the coding sequence ATGAACTCGGTGGTAATAGACCCGCAGGTGCTCCGCTCATTGCACCGCAGTGAGCTCAGAAAGAAGATACTGATGTACCTGAACGAGATATATCCGTCCGCAACGTACCTGTCGGAGATTGCAAGGGTCGTTGGTTCTGACCCGTCGAACGTGAGGGGGGCTCTTGTTGGTCTTGGTAACCGCTACAACGGTGAGAGCTCCCTGGTTTACCTCGGTCTCGTTGAGGAGATAGCGAGCAACGGCTTCAAGTACTACCGCCTTACAGAATACGGCAAGAAGGTCGTGGATTACCTGAAGGAATACTACCGCTACTACAGGCGGTTCCTGTGA
- a CDS encoding chemotaxis protein CheW, whose protein sequence is MGEIQVVAFMVGNEEFCLDISKVREIKEMMPITRVPNAPDFVEGVINLRGQITTVVNLKKLLGYYDPDEDLSKKKIIIAEVKDEVVGIIVDAVSDVITLTDEQIEQPPKTLASRVDIRYIKGIAKINDGERLLIMIDLDKLLGDEF, encoded by the coding sequence TTGGGGGAGATTCAAGTTGTGGCTTTCATGGTTGGCAACGAGGAGTTCTGCCTCGACATATCCAAGGTCCGGGAAATCAAGGAGATGATGCCCATAACCCGCGTTCCCAACGCGCCGGACTTTGTTGAGGGCGTCATAAACCTGCGCGGTCAGATTACCACCGTCGTCAACCTCAAAAAGCTCCTCGGCTACTACGACCCGGACGAGGACCTCTCCAAGAAGAAGATTATCATCGCAGAGGTCAAGGACGAGGTCGTTGGCATAATCGTTGATGCCGTTTCGGACGTCATAACCCTCACCGACGAGCAGATAGAACAGCCTCCAAAGACCCTCGCCAGCAGGGTGGACATACGCTACATAAAGGGCATTGCCAAGATAAACGACGGCGAAAGGCTTCTCATAATGATTGACCTCGACAAGCTCCTCGGCGACGAGTTTTAG
- a CDS encoding methyl-accepting chemotaxis protein yields MGRSVAIASVLSVPVVTLAGSAVSLTVGAVVGIGTALAVGLYLSSGTRRENLLDLLEKLIEGENVPLEGVDQETASRLLRIAEKARSKREVRIERVGVPEEVHEALEELRNADEKATSLLESADFEVSLDSNGLLALIQDERSRVAELGDYIQTLTAGIEEMNTQAQALTDYALETANMAEKGKQISDNVALNVASINEVNQDMEKALSLLVEHSKRVGEIVEVIGNIAEQTNLLALNAAIEAARSGEHGRGFAVVAENIRELADQSKKSTDQIAELIRNMQESIDKVVGSIKKEFAVTEEIKDAVQELIAAFDDIARRANETASMIKELSDSIEGQAQSVQMLMDTLDSVYKVQEDLSTEVDTFTAFLSDVQVRLEEIRKGLKELAESVSRSRELLERVGG; encoded by the coding sequence ATGGGCAGGTCAGTGGCTATCGCCTCGGTGCTATCGGTTCCAGTGGTCACGCTGGCGGGCTCTGCGGTTTCCCTAACGGTTGGTGCTGTAGTTGGCATTGGCACAGCTTTGGCCGTTGGACTGTACCTCTCATCCGGAACCCGTAGGGAGAACCTCCTTGACCTTCTTGAAAAGCTCATCGAGGGGGAGAACGTTCCCCTCGAAGGTGTTGACCAGGAAACCGCTTCTCGGTTGCTCCGCATAGCGGAGAAAGCCAGGTCCAAACGCGAGGTCAGGATTGAGAGGGTGGGTGTCCCAGAGGAGGTTCACGAGGCCCTTGAGGAACTCCGGAACGCCGACGAGAAGGCAACGTCACTTCTTGAGAGTGCGGACTTCGAGGTTTCCCTTGATTCGAACGGCCTGCTCGCCCTAATCCAGGACGAGCGTTCCCGCGTGGCCGAGCTCGGGGACTACATACAGACCCTCACCGCCGGCATAGAAGAGATGAACACTCAGGCTCAGGCGCTAACAGATTACGCCCTTGAAACGGCGAACATGGCAGAGAAGGGCAAGCAGATTTCCGATAACGTGGCTTTGAACGTCGCGAGCATTAACGAGGTCAACCAGGACATGGAAAAGGCCCTCTCGCTCCTCGTCGAGCACTCCAAGCGGGTTGGAGAAATCGTCGAGGTCATTGGTAACATCGCGGAACAGACGAACCTTTTGGCCCTCAACGCCGCAATAGAGGCCGCGAGAAGTGGCGAACATGGAAGGGGCTTTGCGGTGGTCGCTGAAAACATCCGCGAGCTGGCAGACCAGTCCAAGAAGTCAACCGACCAGATTGCGGAACTGATTAGAAACATGCAGGAGAGCATTGACAAGGTCGTCGGCTCGATAAAGAAGGAGTTCGCGGTCACCGAGGAGATAAAAGACGCTGTTCAGGAACTTATCGCTGCCTTCGATGATATAGCGAGACGCGCCAACGAGACGGCCAGCATGATAAAGGAGCTTTCCGACAGCATCGAGGGCCAGGCCCAGTCGGTTCAGATGCTTATGGACACCTTGGACAGCGTTTACAAGGTTCAGGAAGACCTTTCGACGGAGGTTGATACCTTCACGGCCTTCCTGTCTGACGTCCAGGTGAGGCTGGAGGAGATTAGAAAGGGTCTTAAGGAGCTTGCCGAATCGGTTTCACGTTCACGTGAACTCCTTGAAAGGGTTGGGGGGTGA